A stretch of the Bacillus anthracis str. Vollum genome encodes the following:
- a CDS encoding TVP38/TMEM64 family protein yields MDFQTIKEYFSPENMDHIVESYKAFGPLLGIGLPMIEALIPALPLIVFVLANAVAFGFWLGFLYSWLGSVMGALLVFFIIRHFGRSRFFSFVNKHEKVRKAMGWIERKGFAPIFVIFCFPFTPSALINVVAGLSRISVKQFGLALAFGKLVMIFILTYIGHDLMSFIHNPVKSVIVAIGIFILWYVGKKIEVKLELH; encoded by the coding sequence ATGGATTTTCAGACGATCAAAGAGTATTTTTCACCAGAAAATATGGATCATATTGTTGAAAGCTATAAAGCGTTCGGACCACTTCTTGGTATTGGGTTACCGATGATAGAGGCGTTAATTCCAGCATTGCCACTCATCGTATTTGTATTGGCGAATGCTGTTGCATTTGGATTTTGGCTCGGTTTTCTTTATTCTTGGCTTGGATCAGTAATGGGTGCCTTACTTGTCTTTTTCATAATCCGCCATTTTGGCCGAAGTCGTTTCTTTTCTTTTGTAAATAAGCATGAGAAAGTACGAAAGGCAATGGGATGGATTGAAAGGAAAGGATTCGCACCGATTTTCGTCATATTTTGTTTTCCGTTTACACCATCTGCGCTTATAAATGTTGTTGCTGGTCTATCTCGCATTAGTGTAAAACAGTTTGGCCTTGCGCTCGCGTTCGGAAAGCTTGTGATGATTTTTATTTTAACGTATATCGGTCATGATTTAATGTCATTTATTCATAATCCGGTAAAATCAGTCATTGTAGCAATTGGTATTTTTATTTTATGGTATGTCGGTAAGAAAATCGAAGTAAAGTTAGAACTTCATTAA
- the lepB gene encoding signal peptidase I translates to MKKTLKKEGIEWIRTILIGVLLAVFFRTFFFSTYVVEGKSMMPTLQDGNMLVVNKVSYHVGDLNRFDVVVFHANKKEDYVKRIIGLPGDHIEYKHDKLYVNGQFVDEPYLETYKKEIDGRQLTGDFKLEELTKEKSVPPGYIFVVGDNRLGSWDSRHFGFVKADTVVGKVDLRYWPIQDVQTNFSKG, encoded by the coding sequence ATGAAGAAAACTTTGAAAAAAGAAGGCATAGAGTGGATACGAACAATTTTAATTGGTGTATTATTAGCTGTATTTTTTCGAACGTTTTTCTTTTCAACGTACGTTGTAGAGGGGAAATCAATGATGCCGACATTGCAAGATGGCAATATGCTCGTTGTAAATAAGGTGAGTTATCATGTGGGGGACTTGAATAGATTTGACGTTGTTGTGTTTCATGCGAACAAAAAAGAGGATTACGTAAAACGAATTATCGGTTTACCTGGGGATCATATTGAATATAAGCATGATAAGCTATATGTAAATGGACAATTCGTAGATGAACCTTATTTAGAGACGTATAAGAAAGAGATAGATGGACGACAACTAACAGGTGATTTTAAACTAGAAGAGTTAACGAAGGAAAAATCGGTGCCACCTGGATATATTTTTGTAGTGGGTGATAACCGTCTCGGAAGCTGGGATAGTAGACACTTTGGGTTTGTAAAAGCTGATACAGTTGTCGGTAAAGTTGATTTACGATATTGGCCAATTCAAGATGTGCAAACGAATTTTTCAAAAGGTTGA